From one Larimichthys crocea isolate SSNF chromosome XVIII, L_crocea_2.0, whole genome shotgun sequence genomic stretch:
- the lims2 gene encoding LIM and senescent cell antigen-like-containing domain protein 2 isoform X4, whose amino-acid sequence MNSLRLKELSNSDLYRRRQERPDSYGSLAGDSLSNMANALANAMCERCKSGFAPAEKIVNSNGELYHEQCFVCAQCFQQFPEGLFYEFEGRKYCEHDFQMLFAPCCHQCGEFIIGRVIKAMNNSWHPDCFCCDICQAVLADVGFVKNAGRHLCRPCHNREKARGLGKYICQKCHAIIEEQPLLFKNDPYHPDHFNCNNCGKELTADARELKGELYCLPCHDKMGVPICGACRRPIEGRVVNAMGKQWHVEHFVCAKCEKPFLGHRHYERKGLAYCETHYNQLFGDVCYHCNRVIEGDVVSALNKAWCVNCFACSTCNTKLTLKNKFVEFDMKPVCKKCYEKFPLELKKRLKKLSETVARK is encoded by the exons caACATGGCCAACGCTCTGGCCAATGCCATGTGTGAGCGCTGCAAGAGCGGCTTCGCCCCGGCTGAGAAGATCGTGAACAGCAACGGGGAACTTTACCATGAGCAGTGCTTCGTGTGCGCCCAGTGTTTCCAACAGTTCCCTGAGGGACTCTTCTATGAG TTTGAGGGCAGGAAATACTGTGAACATGACTTCCAGATGCTGTTCGCTCCCTGCTGCCATCAGTGTG GTGAGTTCATCATTGGCCGTGTGATCAAGGCGATGAACAACAGTTGGCATCCAGACTGTTTCTGCTGTGATATCTGCCAGGCTGTGCTTGCTGATGTTGGATTTGTTAAGAATGCTGGAAG GCACCTGTGTCGTCCGTGTCACAACAGAGAGAAAGCTCGAGGCCTCGGCAAGTACATCTGTCAGAAGTGTCACGCCATTATTGAGGAGCAGCCTCTGCTGTTCAAGAATGACCCGTACCACCCTGATCACTTCAACTGCAACAACTGCgg taaGGAACTGACGGCCGATGCCAGGGAGCTGAAGGGGGAGCTCTACTGTCTGCCCTGCCATGACAAGATGGGCGTCCCCATCTGTGGAGCCTGTAGGAGACCCATCGAGGGCCGCGTGGTTAATGCCATGGGCAAGCAGTGGCATGTGGAG CATTTTGTGTGTGCCAAGTGTGAGAAACCCTTCCTGGGACACCGTCACTACGAACGCAAGGGCCTGGCCTACTGTGAAACACACTATAACCAG CTGTTTGGAGATGTTTGCTACCACTGCAATCGTGTTATCGAAGGAGACG TGGTGTCTGCCCTCAACAAGGCTTGGTGTGTCAACTGTTTCGCCTGCTCTACCTGCAACACCAAGCTCACCCTCAA GAACAAGTTTGTGGAGTTTGACATGAAGCCAGTGTGTAAGAAGTGCTACGAGAAGTTCCCTCTGGAGCTGAAGAAGAGGCTGAAGAAGCTGTCTGAAACGGTCGCACgaaagtaa
- the lims2 gene encoding LIM and senescent cell antigen-like-containing domain protein 2 isoform X2: protein MSMEMNGRFLPPSIPEDGEVPDHVLHGEMNGHHLRLQCGDGGEAEVAVSKSQRRKSDVKVYKEFCDFYARFNMANALANAMCERCKSGFAPAEKIVNSNGELYHEQCFVCAQCFQQFPEGLFYEFEGRKYCEHDFQMLFAPCCHQCGEFIIGRVIKAMNNSWHPDCFCCDICQAVLADVGFVKNAGRHLCRPCHNREKARGLGKYICQKCHAIIEEQPLLFKNDPYHPDHFNCNNCGKELTADARELKGELYCLPCHDKMGVPICGACRRPIEGRVVNAMGKQWHVEHFVCAKCEKPFLGHRHYERKGLAYCETHYNQLFGDVCYHCNRVIEGDVVSALNKAWCVNCFACSTCNTKLTLKNKFVEFDMKPVCKKCYEKFPLELKKRLKKLSETVARK, encoded by the exons ATGAGTATGGAGATGAATGGTCGCTTCCTGCCGCCGTCAATACCTGAGGATGGAGAAGTCCCCGACCACGTTCTTCATGGGGAGATGAACGGTCACCACCTGAGGCTTCAGTGTGGTGACGGGGGAGAGGCTGAGGTTGCGGTGTCCAAGTCCCAGAGGCGAAAGAGCGATGTCAAAGTCTATAAGgagttttgtgatttttatgcTCGCTT caACATGGCCAACGCTCTGGCCAATGCCATGTGTGAGCGCTGCAAGAGCGGCTTCGCCCCGGCTGAGAAGATCGTGAACAGCAACGGGGAACTTTACCATGAGCAGTGCTTCGTGTGCGCCCAGTGTTTCCAACAGTTCCCTGAGGGACTCTTCTATGAG TTTGAGGGCAGGAAATACTGTGAACATGACTTCCAGATGCTGTTCGCTCCCTGCTGCCATCAGTGTG GTGAGTTCATCATTGGCCGTGTGATCAAGGCGATGAACAACAGTTGGCATCCAGACTGTTTCTGCTGTGATATCTGCCAGGCTGTGCTTGCTGATGTTGGATTTGTTAAGAATGCTGGAAG GCACCTGTGTCGTCCGTGTCACAACAGAGAGAAAGCTCGAGGCCTCGGCAAGTACATCTGTCAGAAGTGTCACGCCATTATTGAGGAGCAGCCTCTGCTGTTCAAGAATGACCCGTACCACCCTGATCACTTCAACTGCAACAACTGCgg taaGGAACTGACGGCCGATGCCAGGGAGCTGAAGGGGGAGCTCTACTGTCTGCCCTGCCATGACAAGATGGGCGTCCCCATCTGTGGAGCCTGTAGGAGACCCATCGAGGGCCGCGTGGTTAATGCCATGGGCAAGCAGTGGCATGTGGAG CATTTTGTGTGTGCCAAGTGTGAGAAACCCTTCCTGGGACACCGTCACTACGAACGCAAGGGCCTGGCCTACTGTGAAACACACTATAACCAG CTGTTTGGAGATGTTTGCTACCACTGCAATCGTGTTATCGAAGGAGACG TGGTGTCTGCCCTCAACAAGGCTTGGTGTGTCAACTGTTTCGCCTGCTCTACCTGCAACACCAAGCTCACCCTCAA GAACAAGTTTGTGGAGTTTGACATGAAGCCAGTGTGTAAGAAGTGCTACGAGAAGTTCCCTCTGGAGCTGAAGAAGAGGCTGAAGAAGCTGTCTGAAACGGTCGCACgaaagtaa
- the lims2 gene encoding LIM and senescent cell antigen-like-containing domain protein 2 isoform X6: MANALANAMCERCKSGFAPAEKIVNSNGELYHEQCFVCAQCFQQFPEGLFYEFEGRKYCEHDFQMLFAPCCHQCGEFIIGRVIKAMNNSWHPDCFCCDICQAVLADVGFVKNAGRHLCRPCHNREKARGLGKYICQKCHAIIEEQPLLFKNDPYHPDHFNCNNCGKELTADARELKGELYCLPCHDKMGVPICGACRRPIEGRVVNAMGKQWHVEHFVCAKCEKPFLGHRHYERKGLAYCETHYNQLFGDVCYHCNRVIEGDVVSALNKAWCVNCFACSTCNTKLTLKDKFVEVDLKPVCKHCYERLPDDMKRRLAKRERDSKEKKKKLLIPMCL; this comes from the exons ATGGCCAACGCTCTGGCCAATGCCATGTGTGAGCGCTGCAAGAGCGGCTTCGCCCCGGCTGAGAAGATCGTGAACAGCAACGGGGAACTTTACCATGAGCAGTGCTTCGTGTGCGCCCAGTGTTTCCAACAGTTCCCTGAGGGACTCTTCTATGAG TTTGAGGGCAGGAAATACTGTGAACATGACTTCCAGATGCTGTTCGCTCCCTGCTGCCATCAGTGTG GTGAGTTCATCATTGGCCGTGTGATCAAGGCGATGAACAACAGTTGGCATCCAGACTGTTTCTGCTGTGATATCTGCCAGGCTGTGCTTGCTGATGTTGGATTTGTTAAGAATGCTGGAAG GCACCTGTGTCGTCCGTGTCACAACAGAGAGAAAGCTCGAGGCCTCGGCAAGTACATCTGTCAGAAGTGTCACGCCATTATTGAGGAGCAGCCTCTGCTGTTCAAGAATGACCCGTACCACCCTGATCACTTCAACTGCAACAACTGCgg taaGGAACTGACGGCCGATGCCAGGGAGCTGAAGGGGGAGCTCTACTGTCTGCCCTGCCATGACAAGATGGGCGTCCCCATCTGTGGAGCCTGTAGGAGACCCATCGAGGGCCGCGTGGTTAATGCCATGGGCAAGCAGTGGCATGTGGAG CATTTTGTGTGTGCCAAGTGTGAGAAACCCTTCCTGGGACACCGTCACTACGAACGCAAGGGCCTGGCCTACTGTGAAACACACTATAACCAG CTGTTTGGAGATGTTTGCTACCACTGCAATCGTGTTATCGAAGGAGACG TGGTGTCTGCCCTCAACAAGGCTTGGTGTGTCAACTGTTTCGCCTGCTCTACCTGCAACACCAAGCTCACCCTCAA GGATAAGTTTGTGGAGGTGGATCTGAAGCCGGTGTGTAAGCACTGCTATGAACGCCTGCCTGACGATATGAAACGCCGGCTGGCCAAGCGTGAACGCGactcaaaagaaaagaagaagaaattattGATACCCATGTGTCTGTGA
- the lims2 gene encoding LIM and senescent cell antigen-like-containing domain protein 2 isoform X3, giving the protein MNSLRLKELSNSDLYRRRQERPDSYGSLAGDSLSNMANALANAMCERCKSGFAPAEKIVNSNGELYHEQCFVCAQCFQQFPEGLFYEFEGRKYCEHDFQMLFAPCCHQCGEFIIGRVIKAMNNSWHPDCFCCDICQAVLADVGFVKNAGRHLCRPCHNREKARGLGKYICQKCHAIIEEQPLLFKNDPYHPDHFNCNNCGKELTADARELKGELYCLPCHDKMGVPICGACRRPIEGRVVNAMGKQWHVEHFVCAKCEKPFLGHRHYERKGLAYCETHYNQLFGDVCYHCNRVIEGDVVSALNKAWCVNCFACSTCNTKLTLKDKFVEVDLKPVCKHCYERLPDDMKRRLAKRERDSKEKKKKLLIPMCL; this is encoded by the exons caACATGGCCAACGCTCTGGCCAATGCCATGTGTGAGCGCTGCAAGAGCGGCTTCGCCCCGGCTGAGAAGATCGTGAACAGCAACGGGGAACTTTACCATGAGCAGTGCTTCGTGTGCGCCCAGTGTTTCCAACAGTTCCCTGAGGGACTCTTCTATGAG TTTGAGGGCAGGAAATACTGTGAACATGACTTCCAGATGCTGTTCGCTCCCTGCTGCCATCAGTGTG GTGAGTTCATCATTGGCCGTGTGATCAAGGCGATGAACAACAGTTGGCATCCAGACTGTTTCTGCTGTGATATCTGCCAGGCTGTGCTTGCTGATGTTGGATTTGTTAAGAATGCTGGAAG GCACCTGTGTCGTCCGTGTCACAACAGAGAGAAAGCTCGAGGCCTCGGCAAGTACATCTGTCAGAAGTGTCACGCCATTATTGAGGAGCAGCCTCTGCTGTTCAAGAATGACCCGTACCACCCTGATCACTTCAACTGCAACAACTGCgg taaGGAACTGACGGCCGATGCCAGGGAGCTGAAGGGGGAGCTCTACTGTCTGCCCTGCCATGACAAGATGGGCGTCCCCATCTGTGGAGCCTGTAGGAGACCCATCGAGGGCCGCGTGGTTAATGCCATGGGCAAGCAGTGGCATGTGGAG CATTTTGTGTGTGCCAAGTGTGAGAAACCCTTCCTGGGACACCGTCACTACGAACGCAAGGGCCTGGCCTACTGTGAAACACACTATAACCAG CTGTTTGGAGATGTTTGCTACCACTGCAATCGTGTTATCGAAGGAGACG TGGTGTCTGCCCTCAACAAGGCTTGGTGTGTCAACTGTTTCGCCTGCTCTACCTGCAACACCAAGCTCACCCTCAA GGATAAGTTTGTGGAGGTGGATCTGAAGCCGGTGTGTAAGCACTGCTATGAACGCCTGCCTGACGATATGAAACGCCGGCTGGCCAAGCGTGAACGCGactcaaaagaaaagaagaagaaattattGATACCCATGTGTCTGTGA
- the lims2 gene encoding LIM and senescent cell antigen-like-containing domain protein 2 isoform X1, translating to MSMEMNGRFLPPSIPEDGEVPDHVLHGEMNGHHLRLQCGDGGEAEVAVSKSQRRKSDVKVYKEFCDFYARFNMANALANAMCERCKSGFAPAEKIVNSNGELYHEQCFVCAQCFQQFPEGLFYEFEGRKYCEHDFQMLFAPCCHQCGEFIIGRVIKAMNNSWHPDCFCCDICQAVLADVGFVKNAGRHLCRPCHNREKARGLGKYICQKCHAIIEEQPLLFKNDPYHPDHFNCNNCGKELTADARELKGELYCLPCHDKMGVPICGACRRPIEGRVVNAMGKQWHVEHFVCAKCEKPFLGHRHYERKGLAYCETHYNQLFGDVCYHCNRVIEGDVVSALNKAWCVNCFACSTCNTKLTLKDKFVEVDLKPVCKHCYERLPDDMKRRLAKRERDSKEKKKKLLIPMCL from the exons ATGAGTATGGAGATGAATGGTCGCTTCCTGCCGCCGTCAATACCTGAGGATGGAGAAGTCCCCGACCACGTTCTTCATGGGGAGATGAACGGTCACCACCTGAGGCTTCAGTGTGGTGACGGGGGAGAGGCTGAGGTTGCGGTGTCCAAGTCCCAGAGGCGAAAGAGCGATGTCAAAGTCTATAAGgagttttgtgatttttatgcTCGCTT caACATGGCCAACGCTCTGGCCAATGCCATGTGTGAGCGCTGCAAGAGCGGCTTCGCCCCGGCTGAGAAGATCGTGAACAGCAACGGGGAACTTTACCATGAGCAGTGCTTCGTGTGCGCCCAGTGTTTCCAACAGTTCCCTGAGGGACTCTTCTATGAG TTTGAGGGCAGGAAATACTGTGAACATGACTTCCAGATGCTGTTCGCTCCCTGCTGCCATCAGTGTG GTGAGTTCATCATTGGCCGTGTGATCAAGGCGATGAACAACAGTTGGCATCCAGACTGTTTCTGCTGTGATATCTGCCAGGCTGTGCTTGCTGATGTTGGATTTGTTAAGAATGCTGGAAG GCACCTGTGTCGTCCGTGTCACAACAGAGAGAAAGCTCGAGGCCTCGGCAAGTACATCTGTCAGAAGTGTCACGCCATTATTGAGGAGCAGCCTCTGCTGTTCAAGAATGACCCGTACCACCCTGATCACTTCAACTGCAACAACTGCgg taaGGAACTGACGGCCGATGCCAGGGAGCTGAAGGGGGAGCTCTACTGTCTGCCCTGCCATGACAAGATGGGCGTCCCCATCTGTGGAGCCTGTAGGAGACCCATCGAGGGCCGCGTGGTTAATGCCATGGGCAAGCAGTGGCATGTGGAG CATTTTGTGTGTGCCAAGTGTGAGAAACCCTTCCTGGGACACCGTCACTACGAACGCAAGGGCCTGGCCTACTGTGAAACACACTATAACCAG CTGTTTGGAGATGTTTGCTACCACTGCAATCGTGTTATCGAAGGAGACG TGGTGTCTGCCCTCAACAAGGCTTGGTGTGTCAACTGTTTCGCCTGCTCTACCTGCAACACCAAGCTCACCCTCAA GGATAAGTTTGTGGAGGTGGATCTGAAGCCGGTGTGTAAGCACTGCTATGAACGCCTGCCTGACGATATGAAACGCCGGCTGGCCAAGCGTGAACGCGactcaaaagaaaagaagaagaaattattGATACCCATGTGTCTGTGA
- the lims2 gene encoding LIM and senescent cell antigen-like-containing domain protein 2 isoform X5 — MSMEMNGRFLPPSIPEDGEVPDHVLHGEMNGHHLRLQCGDGGEAEVAVSKSQRRKSDVKVYKEFCDFYARFNMANALANAMCERCKSGFAPAEKIVNSNGELYHEQCFVCAQCFQQFPEGLFYEFEGRKYCEHDFQMLFAPCCHQCGEFIIGRVIKAMNNSWHPDCFCCDICQAVLADVGFVKNAGRHLCRPCHNREKARGLGKYICQKCHAIIEEQPLLFKNDPYHPDHFNCNNCGKELTADARELKGELYCLPCHDKMGVPICGACRRPIEGRVVNAMGKQWHVEHHVCNVCERPFQGHPFYERGGHAYCERHFDMVRGLKIGLTLIAALVSHFSLAWPPYKGYTNI; from the exons ATGAGTATGGAGATGAATGGTCGCTTCCTGCCGCCGTCAATACCTGAGGATGGAGAAGTCCCCGACCACGTTCTTCATGGGGAGATGAACGGTCACCACCTGAGGCTTCAGTGTGGTGACGGGGGAGAGGCTGAGGTTGCGGTGTCCAAGTCCCAGAGGCGAAAGAGCGATGTCAAAGTCTATAAGgagttttgtgatttttatgcTCGCTT caACATGGCCAACGCTCTGGCCAATGCCATGTGTGAGCGCTGCAAGAGCGGCTTCGCCCCGGCTGAGAAGATCGTGAACAGCAACGGGGAACTTTACCATGAGCAGTGCTTCGTGTGCGCCCAGTGTTTCCAACAGTTCCCTGAGGGACTCTTCTATGAG TTTGAGGGCAGGAAATACTGTGAACATGACTTCCAGATGCTGTTCGCTCCCTGCTGCCATCAGTGTG GTGAGTTCATCATTGGCCGTGTGATCAAGGCGATGAACAACAGTTGGCATCCAGACTGTTTCTGCTGTGATATCTGCCAGGCTGTGCTTGCTGATGTTGGATTTGTTAAGAATGCTGGAAG GCACCTGTGTCGTCCGTGTCACAACAGAGAGAAAGCTCGAGGCCTCGGCAAGTACATCTGTCAGAAGTGTCACGCCATTATTGAGGAGCAGCCTCTGCTGTTCAAGAATGACCCGTACCACCCTGATCACTTCAACTGCAACAACTGCgg taaGGAACTGACGGCCGATGCCAGGGAGCTGAAGGGGGAGCTCTACTGTCTGCCCTGCCATGACAAGATGGGCGTCCCCATCTGTGGAGCCTGTAGGAGACCCATCGAGGGCCGCGTGGTTAATGCCATGGGCAAGCAGTGGCATGTGGAG CATCATGTGTGCAATGTGTGCGAGCGCCCATTTCAGGGCCACCCATTTTATGAGCGAGGTGGTCACGCCTATTGTGAGAGACACTTTGACATGGTGAGGGGATTAAAGATTGGCCTGACGTTGATTGCTGCCCTTGTGTCTCACTTCTCCCTGGCTTGGCCTCCATACAAGGGTTACACTAATATATGA